A stretch of the Maridesulfovibrio zosterae DSM 11974 genome encodes the following:
- a CDS encoding cytochrome b/b6 domain-containing protein: protein MTAQNMKKIYLYSRFERFWHWTQAILICLLMLTGMEVHGVITFMGFEKAVDLHNTLGISWLILFVFIIFWLLTTGEWKQYIPTSKKLFAVAMYYASGIFKGEAHPVQKSEDAKHNPLQRLVYLGLSAILLPLQMVTGLLYWTYNDWPSYGLDFLSLEVVASIHMGCAFALLAFLIVHIYMTTTGHNITAHIAAMFSGWEEVPEDYKAEDWEVHKK, encoded by the coding sequence ATGACCGCACAGAATATGAAGAAAATATATCTATATTCCCGTTTCGAGCGTTTCTGGCATTGGACACAGGCCATTCTCATTTGTCTGCTTATGCTCACCGGTATGGAAGTGCATGGCGTGATAACCTTTATGGGGTTTGAAAAGGCCGTTGATCTGCATAATACACTTGGTATCAGTTGGCTGATTCTATTCGTGTTCATTATCTTCTGGTTACTTACAACCGGAGAATGGAAGCAGTATATTCCTACCTCAAAGAAGCTGTTCGCTGTAGCCATGTATTATGCCTCAGGTATTTTCAAGGGAGAAGCACACCCTGTCCAGAAGAGCGAGGATGCTAAACATAATCCTTTGCAACGGTTAGTCTATCTGGGACTTTCTGCAATCCTTCTTCCTTTGCAGATGGTTACCGGGCTGTTGTACTGGACATATAATGACTGGCCGTCCTACGGGCTTGATTTTTTAAGTCTTGAGGTCGTAGCAAGTATTCATATGGGGTGTGCTTTTGCATTGCTTGCCTTCTTGATAGTGCACATCTACATGACCACCACAGGGCATAACATAACCGCACACATTGCCGCTATGTTCAGTGGATGGGAAGAAGTTCCTGAAGATTACAAGGCGGAAGATTGGGAAGTTCACAAGAAGTAG
- a CDS encoding tetrathionate reductase family octaheme c-type cytochrome, translating to MRFIWKSVQVLITVSFLCTSAFASVETAPGREMARQATKGKELWITADHSKFDALKQPFKSGPEVTKACLTCHTEAGHQFHKTIHWTWLDPRAEKELKVGKGGLVVNNFCINIQSNEPRCTSCHAGYGWKNKDFDFKSQEKIDCLVCHEQTGTYKKFPSGAGNPPPPPGKKFGNKFVKSPDWNFVAQSVGRPTRRNCGTCHFFGGGGDGVKHGDLDSSLLKPGKTLDVHMGMDGQNFDCTRCHTTVRHEIAGRIYSTPAATSRKSLLEDDLGAKIMCESCHSAKPHKSELGMKLNDHTDKVACQSCHIPTFARELPTKMWWDWSKAGQKKDGKPYEVKGEWGKPVYMTKKGDMRWEKNVVPEYYWFNGTIDTITAKTTIDPTKPVRVSMPVGSIVDKHSRIMPFKVHRGMTPYDKVNKNMVIPHLFGKDSAAYWKGYDWTKAVTAGMEYAGLPFSGEVGFVETEYVYPTTHMVAPKNNALACEECHSKQGRLEKLTCFYMPGRDASSIVDAGGWFVVIASAVGVILHALGRLFIKGRKED from the coding sequence ATGAGATTCATATGGAAATCAGTGCAGGTGCTGATTACAGTATCCTTTCTATGCACAAGTGCATTTGCTTCTGTGGAGACGGCTCCGGGTAGGGAAATGGCCCGTCAGGCCACCAAGGGGAAGGAGTTGTGGATTACCGCTGATCATTCTAAATTCGATGCATTAAAGCAGCCGTTTAAGAGTGGACCGGAAGTAACCAAGGCCTGCCTGACCTGTCATACTGAAGCCGGGCATCAGTTTCATAAGACCATACATTGGACATGGCTTGACCCTAGAGCAGAGAAAGAGCTTAAGGTCGGTAAAGGTGGTCTGGTTGTAAACAATTTTTGTATTAATATTCAGTCCAACGAACCAAGGTGTACCTCTTGTCACGCAGGTTATGGCTGGAAGAATAAGGACTTTGATTTCAAATCTCAGGAAAAGATTGACTGCCTTGTCTGCCATGAACAGACTGGAACTTATAAGAAGTTTCCTAGCGGTGCAGGAAATCCTCCTCCGCCTCCGGGTAAAAAGTTCGGTAATAAGTTTGTCAAATCTCCAGACTGGAATTTTGTTGCTCAGTCGGTCGGTCGTCCAACGCGCAGAAACTGTGGAACATGCCACTTTTTCGGTGGCGGCGGTGACGGCGTAAAGCACGGTGATCTTGATTCTTCTCTGCTTAAGCCGGGTAAGACATTAGACGTGCATATGGGAATGGATGGTCAGAACTTTGATTGTACCAGATGCCATACAACTGTAAGACACGAAATTGCCGGACGTATCTATTCAACTCCAGCAGCCACTAGTCGTAAATCTCTTCTTGAAGATGATCTAGGTGCAAAGATAATGTGTGAATCATGTCACAGTGCAAAGCCGCACAAGAGCGAGCTGGGCATGAAACTTAACGATCACACTGATAAGGTTGCCTGTCAGAGCTGTCATATTCCAACTTTTGCTAGAGAATTGCCCACAAAGATGTGGTGGGACTGGTCTAAAGCCGGACAAAAGAAGGATGGTAAGCCTTATGAGGTCAAAGGTGAATGGGGCAAACCTGTTTATATGACCAAGAAGGGTGATATGCGTTGGGAAAAGAATGTTGTTCCTGAGTATTATTGGTTTAACGGAACAATTGATACCATCACAGCCAAAACAACAATTGATCCTACCAAGCCTGTGCGTGTATCCATGCCAGTGGGAAGTATAGTCGATAAACATTCACGTATTATGCCTTTTAAAGTTCACCGGGGCATGACTCCTTATGACAAAGTAAATAAAAATATGGTTATCCCGCATCTCTTCGGTAAGGATAGTGCCGCTTACTGGAAGGGGTATGATTGGACAAAGGCCGTAACTGCTGGGATGGAGTACGCAGGACTTCCTTTCAGCGGAGAGGTTGGATTTGTTGAGACTGAATATGTTTACCCGACTACTCATATGGTGGCACCTAAGAATAATGCTCTTGCCTGCGAAGAGTGTCATAGTAAACAGGGACGTCTGGAAAAGTTGACTTGTTTTTATATGCCCGGACGTGATGCCTCCAGTATAGTGGATGCCGGTGGTTGGTTTGTGGTAATTGCTTCTGCTGTAGGTGTTATCCTGCATGCTCTTGGACGGTTATTCATCAAGGGACGCAAGGAGGACTAG
- a CDS encoding 4Fe-4S dicluster domain-containing protein, producing the protein MTAKKNGLSRRNFLKGLGAGSAAMLLPSVAGAKSSDGSEELCTLLDLSRCVGCGECVSACSESNAAKYPQPEKNYPKMYPTSRVKVEDWSEKRDVDDRLTPYNWLFIQSAEVEYNGEIYEVNIPRRCLHCRNAPCANLCPWGAAGRQKNGIVRINDDVCLGGAKCRSVCPWHIPQRQSGVGLYLRLLPKFAGNGAMYKCDRCYDKINDGKQPACIDVCPENVQSIGPRSEIIAKAHELAEKNNWFIYGEDENGGTNTIYVSPVPFDLLNAAIEKGPGKPGLAPVADSMADEEKLAYAVGIAPFAGVVAGIIKAGNYLSSSAGRKDNE; encoded by the coding sequence ATGACAGCTAAAAAAAATGGATTGTCTAGAAGGAATTTTTTGAAAGGGCTGGGCGCAGGAAGTGCGGCTATGCTCCTACCCTCTGTTGCAGGTGCAAAGAGCTCTGACGGCAGCGAGGAATTATGCACTTTACTTGATCTATCGCGTTGCGTCGGGTGTGGTGAGTGCGTTTCTGCCTGCAGTGAGTCAAATGCAGCTAAGTATCCTCAGCCTGAAAAAAATTATCCGAAAATGTATCCAACCTCGCGTGTGAAGGTTGAGGACTGGTCAGAAAAGCGTGATGTTGATGACCGCCTGACCCCATATAACTGGCTTTTTATACAGAGTGCGGAGGTTGAATACAACGGTGAAATTTATGAAGTTAATATTCCCCGCCGTTGTCTGCATTGTCGTAATGCCCCCTGTGCTAATCTTTGCCCGTGGGGCGCAGCTGGCAGACAGAAGAATGGTATCGTCCGCATTAATGATGATGTTTGTTTAGGCGGTGCAAAATGTCGTTCTGTTTGTCCGTGGCATATTCCTCAGCGGCAAAGCGGAGTTGGGCTGTACCTACGGTTGTTGCCTAAATTTGCTGGTAATGGAGCCATGTATAAGTGTGATCGCTGCTACGATAAAATTAATGATGGAAAGCAGCCAGCCTGCATAGACGTGTGCCCTGAAAATGTTCAGAGCATCGGTCCACGCAGTGAAATTATTGCCAAGGCACATGAACTGGCTGAAAAGAATAACTGGTTTATATATGGAGAGGATGAGAACGGAGGAACCAATACCATATATGTTTCTCCTGTTCCTTTTGATCTTTTAAATGCAGCAATTGAAAAGGGGCCCGGCAAACCTGGACTGGCTCCTGTGGCTGATTCGATGGCAGATGAGGAAAAGCTGGCTTACGCAGTCGGTATAGCTCCTTTTGCCGGAGTTGTGGCTGGAATTATTAAGGCTGGAAATTATCTTTCATCTTCAGCAGGGAGGAAGGACAATGAATAG
- a CDS encoding sigma-54 interaction domain-containing protein: MTEQDINLYLREVIDTMNDGLIIIRPDGTIMLVNDALLRMTGFSKGEVLNKPCSVLGCDACQRSRAEGKQHWCRLFNKRKESRKNCHIRGKNGNYLHVLKNASLLQDEDGNILGAVETLTDITEIDRKELIIRELSQKLHRDEIGFCGFIGNSPAMQKVYTLIKKAARSDAPVIIFGESGSGKELAAQAIHELSPRSGKPFVQLNCAALNDALLESELFGHVKGAFTGAYRHRQGRFEEAAGGDIFLDEIGDVPLSIQVKLLRVLETRTFERVGESMPLSMDARLITATNQNLLHLVQQKKFREDFFFRINVIPIHLPPLRERKEDIPLLIEHFIQNKVHLEKGEGPAPATMKCLMQYNWPGNVRELKSALEYAWVVKDDGPILPSHLPPHIENPVENKCTWPPEIGKINVPHEKQELLSALKQAGGNKTKAAEILGVSRGTIHNRMRKYSIEYFILDS, translated from the coding sequence ATGACCGAACAGGATATCAATTTATATTTAAGGGAAGTTATAGATACCATGAATGACGGGCTAATCATAATCCGCCCAGATGGGACTATAATGCTTGTAAATGATGCATTGCTGCGCATGACTGGATTTAGCAAAGGAGAAGTACTCAACAAGCCTTGCTCAGTTCTGGGATGTGATGCCTGCCAGAGATCACGGGCAGAAGGAAAACAACACTGGTGTAGATTGTTTAATAAACGAAAAGAAAGCCGTAAAAACTGCCACATACGTGGTAAAAACGGTAATTATCTACATGTACTTAAAAATGCATCTCTACTTCAGGATGAAGATGGCAATATTCTTGGAGCTGTGGAAACCTTAACCGATATAACTGAGATTGATCGCAAGGAACTTATCATCCGTGAACTTTCGCAGAAGCTGCACCGCGATGAAATCGGGTTCTGTGGTTTCATAGGTAATTCCCCTGCAATGCAGAAAGTATATACACTAATAAAAAAAGCAGCCCGCTCTGATGCTCCAGTAATCATCTTCGGTGAATCAGGATCTGGAAAGGAACTGGCTGCGCAAGCCATTCACGAACTAAGTCCCCGCAGCGGCAAACCATTCGTTCAACTCAACTGTGCAGCATTAAACGATGCCCTGCTTGAGAGCGAACTGTTCGGACATGTGAAGGGAGCCTTTACCGGAGCTTATCGCCATAGGCAGGGCCGTTTTGAAGAAGCGGCAGGCGGGGATATTTTTCTGGATGAAATCGGTGATGTCCCTCTATCTATACAGGTAAAATTACTCCGGGTGCTTGAAACCCGCACTTTTGAAAGGGTTGGCGAAAGTATGCCATTGTCAATGGATGCCCGTCTTATAACCGCCACCAATCAAAATCTGCTGCACCTGGTGCAGCAGAAGAAATTCCGTGAAGACTTTTTTTTCCGCATCAATGTGATTCCTATACATCTACCACCGCTGCGCGAACGAAAAGAAGATATCCCCTTACTGATTGAGCATTTCATTCAAAACAAGGTACACCTTGAAAAGGGAGAAGGCCCTGCCCCTGCAACAATGAAATGTCTTATGCAGTATAATTGGCCCGGTAATGTCAGAGAACTTAAAAGTGCCCTTGAATATGCATGGGTAGTCAAGGACGATGGCCCGATTCTACCTTCCCATCTTCCGCCGCATATTGAAAACCCTGTAGAGAATAAATGTACATGGCCACCGGAAATAGGCAAAATAAATGTCCCTCACGAAAAACAGGAACTGCTGTCTGCACTGAAACAGGCAGGAGGAAATAAGACAAAAGCTGCTGAGATTCTTGGTGTCAGCAGAGGCACAATTCATAATCGTATGCGAAAATATTCCATAGAGTATTTCATACTTGATTCATAA
- a CDS encoding citrate synthase — translation MNDQEKATLKYDGKEYELPVIKGSEGEIGIDIRNLRAQSGLITFDPGYGNTGSCTSNITFVDGENGILRYRGYPIEDLAEHGKFIETAWLLIFGELPLKEDLARFSALLTAEELIHEDLHHHFEGFPSHKNQPMAILSAVINALGSYHPDLYDINNKSEFFLAVGKIISKVRTISAFSYRKSIGRPFVYPDPDLSYCHNFLHMMFSIPYKQYDPPEEAVKALSLIFQLHADHEQNCSTSTVRMVGSTQANIFASVSSGICALWGRLHGGANAAVIDMLENIKDGNYTIEEYIEKVKNKECRLMGFGHRIYKSFDPRARILKKATHDLLEQGFNDELLDIAMKLEERALSDDYFTERKLYPNVDFYSGIILRALGIPVAMFPVMFAIGRMPGWIAHWYEDFCNPTTRINRPRQIYTGETPRNYVPIDFRK, via the coding sequence ATGAATGATCAAGAAAAAGCCACACTTAAATACGATGGTAAAGAGTATGAACTGCCAGTGATCAAAGGTTCAGAAGGCGAAATAGGCATTGATATAAGAAATCTTCGAGCGCAAAGCGGACTCATAACTTTCGATCCCGGATATGGTAATACAGGCTCCTGCACCAGCAATATCACTTTTGTTGACGGTGAAAATGGAATCCTCCGTTATCGCGGCTACCCTATTGAAGATCTTGCTGAACATGGTAAGTTCATTGAAACAGCATGGCTGCTCATTTTTGGAGAACTGCCACTCAAAGAAGACCTCGCTAGATTCAGTGCCCTGCTCACAGCAGAAGAACTGATTCACGAAGACCTGCATCATCACTTTGAAGGCTTTCCGTCTCACAAGAATCAGCCTATGGCTATTTTGTCTGCTGTTATTAATGCACTTGGAAGCTATCACCCTGATCTTTATGACATAAACAACAAGTCCGAATTCTTTCTTGCTGTGGGGAAAATTATCTCTAAAGTAAGAACTATTTCAGCATTTTCGTACCGCAAATCCATAGGTAGACCTTTTGTCTACCCCGACCCGGATCTAAGTTACTGCCACAATTTCCTACACATGATGTTTTCCATTCCATACAAGCAGTACGATCCACCGGAGGAAGCAGTAAAAGCTCTTTCGCTTATTTTCCAGCTCCACGCAGACCATGAACAGAACTGTTCAACTTCTACTGTAAGAATGGTTGGCTCCACACAGGCAAATATTTTTGCATCTGTATCATCTGGAATATGCGCCCTCTGGGGAAGACTCCACGGCGGAGCTAACGCAGCAGTTATCGATATGCTGGAGAATATCAAAGATGGCAATTACACAATTGAAGAGTATATCGAAAAAGTTAAAAACAAAGAATGCCGCCTCATGGGCTTTGGGCATCGCATATATAAAAGCTTTGACCCGCGTGCCCGCATCCTTAAAAAAGCAACTCACGATTTACTTGAACAGGGTTTTAATGATGAATTACTCGATATTGCTATGAAACTCGAAGAAAGGGCTCTTTCCGACGATTACTTTACTGAAAGAAAACTTTATCCCAACGTTGATTTTTACTCCGGAATAATTCTACGGGCTCTGGGAATTCCGGTTGCAATGTTCCCGGTAATGTTCGCTATCGGCCGGATGCCCGGCTGGATCGCACATTGGTATGAAGATTTCTGTAACCCCACAACCAGAATCAATCGTCCCAGACAGATCTACACAGGAGAAACTCCTAGAAACTATGTGCCGATAGATTTTAGAAAATAA